ATATTACATTTTTGAAAGATAGCAACTTTTTTGTATTTTTTTTCTGTTAAATTCTGTATAATAAATAAAAGTTAAAAAATAAAGAAAACGTAAATCAAGCGTAACATTCTTTATTTCAACGAATGATACAATGAAACATAGTAAAGTGACTATAAGGAGAATTAATATATGAATAAAGGCACGGATGACAGCCGAAGAAGCAGCAAGAAATACAAACGTAGACGTAAAATATTATTCTGGATTTTAATACCTATTATGTGCTTAGTATTAGCAGGAGTTGGATATGGAACTTACCTGTTCAGTAAAACAAAACTCGCAGCCGACAATTCCTTTGATAATGTACGAAATGGACAAGCATCCACTCTTCGTTCAAAAGATATTGAGCCCATAAAAGATAGTTTTTCCATTTTAATTATTGGTGTTGATACAAGCGCCAAACGTGAATCTGACGGAAATCCTCGAAGTGATTCACTTATCTTAGCAACATTTAATGTCAAAGATGCCCGTGTAGAAATGACAAGTATTCCTCGTGACTCTTATGTTCATATTCAAGATTCTAAGAAAGACATCGATAAATATACTAAAATAAATGCAGCCCATGCTTATGGTGGACCCGAACTAACGATGCAAACAGTAGAGGAAGAATTCCAAATTCCAATTGATTATTACGTTCGTTTCGACTTTGATGCCTTCCTTAAAATCGTGGACGCATTAGGCGGAATTGATGTAGATGTCCCTGTCAGCTTTACCGAACAAGATTCTAACGACAAAGCTGGGGCAATTACACTCGAAAAAGGGCAACAGCATTTAAATGGAGAACAAGCATTAGCACTTGCCCGCACAAGACATATTGACAGTGATATCGAGCGTGGTAAAAGACAACAATTAATTATTAAATCAATAGTAAGTGAAGCAACCTCCATTTCTTCTATTAGTAAGTATTCCGATATTATCAAAGTTGTTGGAGATAATATGAAAACTAATTTAACTTTTAATCAAATGCTTTCCATTGCAAAATTCGGCATGACCAATAGTATTGATATTAAATCGCTTAACCTTGAAGGTACAGATGCTCCAATGAATGGCATTTATTATTATCAGCTAAATGATGATTCTGTTCAAAGTGTTTCCAATGAGTTTGCTGATGAGCTTGGCATTAAGAAGCCATTTCCAAATGCAGCTCCATATTCTGATGAAAAATCTACTACAACAGAAACTTCTAATTAAAAAACATCCCGAACTTAAAATTAGGTTCGGGATATTTTTTACTATTTTCGTTTTCGGTGGATTTTTTGAAGCAGATTAAGAATAGGACGATAATCTTCTCCAATCAGACCGATAAACTCTACAATAATTTCAATACTAAATATTAATAATACAAGTAGCAACACCGCTCCCCAAGCAGTGGAGAAAGAGAATACAAATCCTGTCATTGAAAATAGTAGAGCCATACAATAAATTAGTAATACCGTTTGTTTTTCTGTAAATCCAAGCGCCATTAATCTATGATGAATATGTGATCTATCAGCAGACGATATCGGCATTCGCGATTTCAACCTACGTACAATTGCAAAGAACGTGTCAGATAAAGGTACTCCCAAAATAATAAGAGGAACTAAAAGTGAAATAAACGTCACATTTTTAAAGCCCATCAGTGATAAAACGGCTATCATATATCCGAGAAATAAAGCCCCAGTATCCCCCATAAAAATACTTGCTGGCGGAAAATTATAAATTAAGAAGGCCGCAACTGCAGCAACAAGAATTAAAGCAACAGGCGCTACAAAGGCATCCTTAAGCAGTAATGCCATACCTGCAATCGTCATTAAAGCAATAATGGAAATACCGCCTGCTAAACCATCTAAACCATCTATCAAGTTCAACGCGTTAACAATCGCTACAATCCAAATAATAGATAATGGAATTGCAAAATAACCAAAGTCTAATTCCCCATAAAAAGGCACATTAATAAAATTAATTGTAATATCTCCCCAAACAGTTACACAAAGTGCCGCTATAATCTGCCCTAACATTTTCCATTTGGGTGATAAATCAAATAAATCATCAATAAAACCAGTGGCAATAACAATTAATGCTCCAAAATAAATCGGAACAAATCCAGACTTATCAATTGGTGCCAAAAGCATCCCAACAGAAAAACTTATAAATATGGCTAGCCCGCCTAAAGTTGCTGTCGTTTTCGTATGCTTATGTCTTTCACGAGGGGTATCAACAGCATTAATACGAAACGCAAACTTCCTTACTATTGGCACCATAACAATACCAACCGCAAAGCTAATCAGTATACTCCATAATAGCAATATTTTTTCAGCTCCGTCCTTTATATAACAAAATTTCTTCTGTTGTTTTTGTATATTTTTGTAGAATGCTAAAATCCAACTCTACACCTATCCCATACCCATCAGGTACATTTAATCCACCATACTCCAACACAAATGCTGGCGAAATAATATCTTCATGGAAATAACGATTTGAAGCAGAGATATCTCCAGGGAAATTAAATTCCGTTCTCGCTGCAAGTGCCACATTATGCGCCCTACCGATACCGGCCTCAAACATTCCACCACACCAAATAAGTAAATCATTTTCAGCGCAATACTTCGTTATCTTAAGCGCCTCGAACATCCCACCAACACGCGCTAGTTTCAGATTAATCGCCTGACAACTTCCCAGTATATGTGCTTGTTTAACATCCTCTAAGGATCTAATATT
The nucleotide sequence above comes from Listeria ivanovii subsp. londoniensis. Encoded proteins:
- a CDS encoding LCP family protein, whose protein sequence is MNKGTDDSRRSSKKYKRRRKILFWILIPIMCLVLAGVGYGTYLFSKTKLAADNSFDNVRNGQASTLRSKDIEPIKDSFSILIIGVDTSAKRESDGNPRSDSLILATFNVKDARVEMTSIPRDSYVHIQDSKKDIDKYTKINAAHAYGGPELTMQTVEEEFQIPIDYYVRFDFDAFLKIVDALGGIDVDVPVSFTEQDSNDKAGAITLEKGQQHLNGEQALALARTRHIDSDIERGKRQQLIIKSIVSEATSISSISKYSDIIKVVGDNMKTNLTFNQMLSIAKFGMTNSIDIKSLNLEGTDAPMNGIYYYQLNDDSVQSVSNEFADELGIKKPFPNAAPYSDEKSTTTETSN
- a CDS encoding glycosyltransferase family 4 protein encodes the protein MLLWSILISFAVGIVMVPIVRKFAFRINAVDTPRERHKHTKTTATLGGLAIFISFSVGMLLAPIDKSGFVPIYFGALIVIATGFIDDLFDLSPKWKMLGQIIAALCVTVWGDITINFINVPFYGELDFGYFAIPLSIIWIVAIVNALNLIDGLDGLAGGISIIALMTIAGMALLLKDAFVAPVALILVAAVAAFLIYNFPPASIFMGDTGALFLGYMIAVLSLMGFKNVTFISLLVPLIILGVPLSDTFFAIVRRLKSRMPISSADRSHIHHRLMALGFTEKQTVLLIYCMALLFSMTGFVFSFSTAWGAVLLLVLLIFSIEIIVEFIGLIGEDYRPILNLLQKIHRKRK